A window from Deltaproteobacteria bacterium encodes these proteins:
- a CDS encoding GAF domain-containing protein: MPSEECKQPPLRRLGEYLKATPEKIERILRQQSLLRQKGEKKLLGELMVAGGVITSAKLQAALRRQRRDRLLPCKVFEGLTSDALDIICDYATETSIDAGEDFIVQDDPGDCFYILVEGELLVYRVGEYEDKVDLMIIHPVESIGEMGYFGDGRRLASVKAVTGARLLKIHYDDLREIFAAVPSLAINFLDLITERLRQTTTRFEKSVIEQRKTEYSLDSIYEMLDMTEILSLRTGIESQIKRIVATASKVMDAERASLFLKDNFSGELWSMVAEGLESREIRIPVGKGVAGWVAQNDTTVNIGDAYSDPRFDNSTDREMGYKTRNILCGPLKNLQGELVGVIQVINKQGGAFDAKDEALFKAFAYQTAIAVENLELYRKLLADHEKIAILFDVSTSVARTLDLDKLFVKIVNKISKALAAERSSLFLIDRKTDELWSKVAQPSELTEIRFPLSDGFAGYVAGTGEVLNIRDAYGDERFLPIVDQRTGFRTRSVLCAPIINRKGDIIGVTEAINKKEGLFDREDESLIKALASQIAVALENAQLYEGTVDMKNYLASVQDSITNGIVTLDDSGRVVTLNKAAAAFFGFDPDALAEKRFVDILGPENGDLAASIQRVYATNAALVEYDVVLKLPWDKEHIVNINVVPLVGHNDERQGLVLAFEDITRGKRMKMALVRYMTKDIVEQILEDPARQALGGAHNKATVIFSDIRGYTGITENLTAEQTVSFLNEYFSLMVDIIFKNGGVLDKYIGDAIMSVFGVPYVKPDDAVRAVTTAIEMRERLHAFNREREQRGENPIRIGIGICTGDVVSGNIGSERRMDFTVIGDGVNVASRIESLTKYYGADILVAGSTLDELDGRFCTRLIDQVRAKGRQKPVRIYEVLGGGDVTFSEAQRLFCDGFALYRGMDFEAAAGCFEKGMDSDPVSRVFLDRCRHFMRFPPGRDWDGVWVSGE, encoded by the coding sequence ATGCCGTCAGAAGAGTGCAAACAGCCCCCGTTGAGGCGGTTGGGAGAATACCTCAAGGCAACCCCGGAAAAGATCGAGCGGATCCTCCGGCAACAGAGCCTGTTGCGGCAGAAGGGGGAGAAGAAACTGCTTGGCGAACTCATGGTGGCCGGTGGTGTGATTACCAGCGCCAAACTGCAGGCGGCCCTGCGCCGGCAGCGCAGGGACCGGCTGCTCCCCTGCAAGGTGTTCGAGGGACTGACGTCGGACGCCCTGGACATCATCTGCGACTACGCGACCGAGACCAGCATCGATGCCGGCGAGGATTTTATCGTTCAGGACGATCCGGGCGACTGTTTTTATATCCTCGTGGAGGGTGAACTGCTGGTATATCGCGTCGGGGAGTACGAAGACAAAGTCGATCTGATGATCATCCATCCCGTCGAGAGCATCGGTGAGATGGGATATTTCGGGGACGGCCGGCGCCTGGCATCGGTCAAGGCGGTGACCGGGGCGCGCCTGTTGAAAATACACTATGACGACTTGCGCGAAATCTTCGCCGCAGTGCCATCCCTGGCCATCAACTTTCTCGATTTGATTACCGAACGCCTGCGCCAAACGACCACCCGTTTCGAAAAATCGGTCATAGAGCAGCGCAAGACGGAATATTCTTTGGACAGCATCTATGAGATGCTGGACATGACGGAGATCTTGAGCCTCAGAACGGGGATAGAAAGCCAGATTAAACGGATCGTGGCCACTGCCAGCAAGGTCATGGACGCCGAAAGGGCATCCCTTTTTCTGAAGGACAACTTCAGCGGGGAGCTGTGGTCGATGGTGGCGGAGGGCCTCGAGAGCCGTGAAATCAGGATCCCGGTGGGGAAGGGGGTGGCCGGCTGGGTCGCGCAAAACGATACGACGGTCAATATCGGCGACGCCTACAGCGACCCCCGCTTCGACAATTCGACGGACCGCGAGATGGGATACAAGACCCGCAACATCCTGTGCGGGCCCTTGAAAAACCTCCAGGGTGAACTCGTGGGCGTTATTCAGGTGATCAACAAGCAGGGCGGGGCCTTCGACGCCAAGGACGAAGCCCTTTTCAAGGCCTTTGCCTACCAGACGGCCATCGCCGTCGAAAACCTGGAGCTTTATCGCAAGCTGCTGGCGGATCACGAGAAGATTGCCATCTTGTTCGATGTGTCCACCTCAGTGGCCCGGACCCTGGACCTGGACAAACTCTTTGTCAAGATCGTCAACAAAATCAGCAAAGCACTGGCGGCGGAGCGCAGCTCGCTCTTCCTTATCGACCGCAAAACCGACGAGCTGTGGTCCAAGGTGGCCCAGCCGTCGGAGTTGACCGAGATACGTTTTCCCCTCAGCGACGGCTTTGCCGGGTATGTCGCCGGGACCGGCGAGGTCTTGAACATTCGGGATGCCTATGGCGACGAGCGCTTTCTACCCATCGTGGATCAGCGCACCGGCTTCAGGACCAGGAGCGTTTTGTGTGCGCCGATCATCAACCGCAAAGGCGACATCATCGGCGTGACCGAGGCCATCAACAAAAAGGAGGGGCTGTTCGACCGCGAAGACGAGAGCCTGATCAAGGCGCTGGCGTCACAAATTGCCGTAGCCCTGGAAAATGCCCAGCTCTACGAAGGCACCGTGGACATGAAAAACTACCTGGCCAGTGTTCAGGACAGCATCACCAACGGCATCGTCACCCTGGACGATTCCGGCCGGGTGGTGACGCTCAACAAGGCGGCGGCGGCTTTCTTCGGATTCGACCCGGACGCCTTGGCTGAAAAGCGGTTTGTGGACATCCTGGGCCCGGAGAACGGCGACCTGGCGGCTTCCATCCAACGGGTCTATGCCACGAATGCGGCCTTGGTGGAGTATGATGTCGTGCTGAAACTGCCCTGGGACAAGGAGCACATCGTGAATATCAACGTGGTGCCCCTGGTCGGCCACAACGACGAGCGTCAGGGGCTCGTGCTGGCCTTCGAGGACATTACCAGGGGTAAGCGCATGAAAATGGCACTGGTGCGCTACATGACCAAGGACATCGTCGAGCAGATCCTCGAGGACCCGGCGCGCCAGGCCCTCGGCGGGGCGCACAACAAGGCCACGGTCATCTTTTCCGATATCCGCGGATACACGGGCATTACGGAGAACCTGACCGCGGAGCAGACGGTTTCCTTTTTGAACGAGTATTTCAGCCTCATGGTCGACATCATTTTCAAGAACGGGGGCGTGCTGGACAAATACATCGGCGATGCCATCATGTCGGTTTTCGGCGTGCCCTATGTCAAGCCGGATGACGCGGTCAGGGCTGTCACCACGGCCATCGAAATGCGGGAGCGCCTGCACGCGTTCAACCGCGAAAGAGAGCAGCGGGGGGAAAACCCCATTCGCATCGGTATCGGCATCTGCACCGGCGACGTGGTTTCCGGCAACATCGGCTCGGAAAGACGGATGGACTTCACGGTGATCGGCGACGGCGTAAACGTGGCCTCGCGCATCGAGAGCCTGACCAAGTACTATGGTGCGGACATCCTGGTGGCCGGATCGACCCTGGATGAATTGGACGGCCGCTTTTGCACCCGCCTGATCGACCAGGTGAGGGCCAAGGGCCGGCAGAAGCCGGTGCGCATTTACGAGGTGCTCGGCGGAGGCGATGTGACGTTTTCGGAAGCGCAGCGCCTGTTTTGCGATGGATTCGCCCTTTACCGGGGAATGGACTTTGAGGCGGCCGCCGGCTGCTTTGAGAAGGGGATGGACAGCGATCCCGTGAGCCGGGTTTTCCTGGATCGCTGCCGCCACTTCATGCGTTTCCCGCCCGGCCGGGATTGGGACGGGGTGTGGGTGTCGGGCGAGTAG
- a CDS encoding metalloregulator ArsR/SmtB family transcription factor yields MPKAAPETCGGPYCDVRTVHIDRVMRARKEAAPDRLLERLARTYKVLGDPTRLRIVMALDGGEMCVCDLAAFVGLSESAVSHQLRRLKDLALVKNRRDGQTLYYALDDWHVSDLIGIGMKHLTEDR; encoded by the coding sequence ATGCCCAAAGCAGCGCCGGAAACGTGTGGGGGACCCTACTGCGACGTGCGCACGGTGCACATCGATCGGGTCATGCGTGCGAGAAAAGAGGCTGCCCCCGACCGCTTGCTGGAGCGGCTGGCCCGGACCTATAAGGTCCTGGGCGACCCGACCCGGCTCAGGATCGTCATGGCCCTGGACGGCGGTGAAATGTGTGTCTGCGACCTGGCGGCCTTTGTGGGCCTCAGCGAATCGGCCGTCTCCCACCAGTTGAGGCGCCTTAAGGACCTGGCCCTGGTCAAGAACCGGCGCGACGGTCAGACCCTCTACTACGCCCTCGACGACTGGCACGTGTCGGATCTTATCGGCATCGGGATGAAGCATTTAACCGAGGACAGATGA
- a CDS encoding SO_0444 family Cu/Zn efflux transporter, with product MNIITGIFNETWQLFLEASPYILFGLLVSGLLRTFLDPSSVAHHLGHGRIGPVLKAAVLGIPIPLCSCGVLPAAASLKKQGANNGATTAFLIATPESGADSIAISYALLDPILTIARPVVAFVTAAVAGIAENLVGKKEGPQKAPPDISCPIDGCCDGKDCSPEVHRHHHTTSEKLKAGLKFAVNEVWGDLVLLFAVGLFLAGVITYAIPDDLIGRYMGGGLPSMLIMLAAGIPLYICATSSTPIAAALILKGVSPGAALVFLIAGPATNITSLAVLLGILGKRATVIYLTTIAVLAVLAGLAVDQIYAVLGISARAAVGQAAGMIPPAAKYLSALLLLAISVKPLTARIKRMFAKDGRHGHPHDHAHHAATAQKKEGDRVSAAEPPLCTGPT from the coding sequence ATGAACATCATCACCGGCATATTCAATGAAACCTGGCAGTTGTTTCTGGAAGCGTCTCCGTACATTCTTTTCGGGCTGCTGGTCAGCGGGCTGTTGCGGACCTTTCTCGATCCAAGTTCGGTGGCCCATCATCTCGGGCACGGCCGGATAGGGCCCGTCCTCAAAGCCGCGGTTTTGGGCATCCCCATCCCGCTCTGCTCCTGCGGCGTTCTGCCGGCTGCCGCTTCCCTCAAAAAACAGGGGGCCAACAACGGGGCCACCACCGCCTTTCTCATCGCCACCCCCGAATCCGGTGCGGACTCCATAGCCATCAGCTATGCGCTTCTCGATCCCATCCTGACGATCGCCCGTCCCGTGGTGGCATTTGTCACGGCGGCCGTGGCGGGCATCGCCGAAAATCTCGTCGGCAAAAAAGAGGGCCCCCAAAAGGCGCCGCCGGACATCTCCTGTCCCATCGACGGGTGTTGCGACGGCAAGGACTGTTCCCCGGAGGTTCATCGCCACCATCACACCACCTCCGAAAAGCTCAAAGCCGGCCTGAAGTTTGCCGTCAACGAGGTCTGGGGAGACCTGGTGCTGCTGTTCGCGGTCGGCCTTTTCCTGGCCGGCGTCATTACCTACGCGATACCCGACGATCTTATCGGAAGGTACATGGGGGGCGGACTCCCCTCCATGCTGATCATGCTGGCAGCGGGCATCCCCCTCTACATCTGCGCAACCTCCTCTACGCCCATTGCCGCGGCCCTGATTTTGAAGGGCGTCAGCCCGGGGGCCGCCCTCGTGTTTCTTATCGCCGGCCCGGCCACCAACATAACCTCGCTGGCGGTCCTTTTGGGGATACTCGGCAAACGGGCCACGGTTATATACCTGACGACCATCGCGGTGCTGGCCGTTCTCGCCGGCCTGGCGGTCGACCAGATCTACGCCGTGCTGGGGATATCGGCCCGGGCAGCCGTGGGCCAGGCGGCCGGAATGATTCCGCCGGCCGCCAAATACCTGAGCGCTTTGCTGCTGCTGGCGATTTCGGTCAAGCCGCTCACGGCCCGGATAAAAAGGATGTTCGCAAAAGACGGGCGACACGGGCACCCCCATGATCACGCCCACCATGCGGCAACGGCACAGAAAAAGGAAGGGGACCGGGTGTCCGCGGCCGAACCACCGCTGTGCACCGGCCCGACCTGA
- a CDS encoding CTP synthase — protein sequence MGDNTKYIFVTGGVLSSLGKGLASAAIGALLESRGLTVTIQKLDPYINVDPGTMNPFQHGEVFVTDDGAETDLDLGHYERFTHAKLGRDNNFTTGKIYDAVISKERRGDYLGGTVQVIPHITDEIKNSIKLARDGIDVVIVEIGGTIGDIESLPFLEAIRQFRADEGKENVIYIHLTLVPYIGTAGELKTKPTQHSVKELRSIGIQPDIILCRTDRFLSDDIKAKIALFCNVGQDAVITAKDVACIYEVPLVFHQEGLDDKIVELLRIWTRAPRLDDWEHFVERFQTPKHSVKIAIVGKYVDLTESYKSLNEALYHGGVANDCRSQLLFVDSETIDADSCSGILSEADGILVPGGFGSRGIEGKICAARYARENNIPYFGICLGLHIAVIEFARHVLGLEKANSEEFDRTTPHPVIYLMHEWYDEKTNTVQVRDEKSEKGGTMRLGAYSCRLHEDTLAHAAYKTDEISERHRHRYEFNNKYKDDCVANGLIVSGVSPSGELVEIMELKDHPWYLGCQFHPEFKSRPMDPQPLFRDFVAAALKNKLNQ from the coding sequence ATGGGTGACAATACCAAGTATATTTTTGTAACCGGCGGGGTCCTTTCTTCTCTGGGCAAGGGACTGGCGTCGGCCGCGATAGGGGCGTTGCTGGAGAGCCGGGGCCTCACGGTGACGATTCAAAAGCTCGACCCCTATATCAACGTGGACCCGGGAACCATGAACCCCTTCCAGCACGGGGAGGTCTTCGTGACCGACGACGGTGCCGAGACCGACCTGGATCTGGGGCACTACGAACGCTTTACCCATGCGAAGCTGGGGCGCGATAACAATTTTACCACCGGGAAAATTTACGATGCCGTGATTTCCAAGGAGCGCCGGGGCGATTACCTGGGCGGCACGGTGCAGGTGATCCCCCACATCACCGATGAAATCAAGAACAGCATCAAGCTGGCCCGGGACGGCATCGATGTGGTGATCGTCGAAATCGGCGGCACGATCGGCGACATCGAGAGCCTGCCGTTTCTCGAGGCCATCAGGCAGTTCAGGGCCGATGAGGGCAAGGAGAACGTCATCTACATTCACCTCACGCTGGTACCCTATATCGGGACGGCGGGAGAACTCAAAACCAAGCCGACCCAGCACAGCGTCAAGGAGCTTCGGAGCATCGGCATTCAGCCGGATATCATCCTGTGCCGGACGGACCGGTTCCTTTCCGATGACATCAAGGCCAAGATCGCCCTTTTCTGCAACGTCGGCCAGGACGCCGTCATTACGGCCAAGGACGTGGCGTGCATCTACGAAGTCCCGCTGGTGTTCCATCAGGAGGGCCTGGACGACAAGATCGTGGAACTGTTGCGCATCTGGACCCGGGCGCCGCGCCTGGACGACTGGGAGCACTTCGTGGAAAGGTTCCAGACGCCCAAGCACTCGGTCAAGATCGCCATCGTGGGAAAATATGTAGATCTCACCGAATCCTATAAAAGCCTCAACGAGGCCCTGTATCACGGCGGGGTCGCCAATGACTGCCGCTCGCAGTTGCTGTTCGTCGACTCGGAGACCATCGATGCGGACAGTTGCAGCGGGATCCTGAGCGAAGCGGACGGGATTCTGGTGCCCGGGGGGTTCGGTTCGCGGGGGATCGAGGGCAAAATCTGCGCCGCCCGCTATGCCCGAGAGAACAACATTCCCTATTTCGGCATCTGCCTGGGCCTGCACATTGCCGTCATCGAGTTTGCGCGCCACGTCCTCGGGCTGGAGAAGGCCAACAGTGAAGAGTTCGACCGCACCACCCCCCACCCGGTGATCTACCTCATGCACGAGTGGTATGACGAAAAGACGAACACGGTGCAGGTCCGCGACGAAAAATCGGAAAAAGGCGGCACCATGCGCCTGGGGGCCTATTCATGCAGGCTCCATGAAGACACCCTGGCCCACGCGGCTTACAAGACGGACGAGATTTCCGAGCGCCATCGCCACCGCTATGAATTCAACAACAAATACAAGGACGACTGCGTCGCCAACGGCCTGATCGTCAGCGGCGTGTCACCCAGCGGCGAACTGGTCGAGATCATGGAGCTGAAGGACCATCCCTGGTACCTGGGGTGCCAGTTCCACCCCGAGTTCAAGTCCAGGCCCATGGACCCGCAGCCGCTGTTCAGGGATTTTGTCGCGGCCGCGCTGAAAAACAAACTAAACCAATAA
- the eno gene encoding phosphopyruvate hydratase: protein MTEIVDVKAREILDSRGNPTVEVDVTVACGAVGRAAVPSGASTGKREALELRNKKAKRYGGKGVTSAVKNATEKIGPAVSGMDAADQVALDQLMIGLDGTANKSKLGANAILGVSMAAARAAAIAYGLPLYRYLGGINARVLPIPMMNIVNGGAHAANNLDIQEFMIVPVGAKSIAQAVQMGSEIFHELKKILKADKLNTAVGDEGGFAPDLSSNEEAIKFIINAVDGAGYKPGIEVGIALDAAASEFYQKGKYVLASEKKKLSAQQMIDYYEELVDKYPIVSIEDGLAEQDWKGWEAMTDRLEGMIQLVGDDIFVTNPKIFNKGIELGIANSILIKLNQIGTVTETLDAIEMARQSGYTTVISHRSGETEDTFIADLVVGVNGGQIKTGSMSRSDRVAKYNQLIRIEEELGAAAQFADDIFIAG from the coding sequence ATGACAGAGATTGTGGATGTCAAGGCGAGGGAAATTCTGGATTCGAGAGGGAATCCCACCGTGGAGGTGGACGTGACCGTGGCGTGCGGTGCCGTCGGGCGTGCGGCCGTCCCGTCGGGCGCTTCCACGGGCAAGCGCGAGGCCCTCGAACTGCGCAACAAAAAGGCCAAACGATATGGGGGCAAGGGCGTTACCTCGGCCGTCAAGAATGCCACGGAAAAAATCGGTCCGGCCGTCAGCGGTATGGACGCCGCCGATCAGGTGGCACTCGACCAGTTGATGATAGGCCTGGACGGTACGGCCAATAAATCCAAGCTCGGCGCCAATGCGATTCTCGGCGTTTCCATGGCTGCCGCCCGGGCTGCCGCCATCGCCTACGGATTGCCGCTTTACCGCTATCTCGGGGGCATCAACGCCAGGGTGCTGCCCATACCCATGATGAATATCGTTAACGGCGGCGCCCATGCGGCCAACAATCTCGACATCCAGGAGTTCATGATCGTTCCCGTGGGAGCCAAGAGCATCGCCCAGGCGGTCCAGATGGGATCCGAGATATTTCACGAACTGAAGAAAATCCTGAAAGCCGACAAGCTGAACACCGCCGTGGGCGACGAGGGCGGCTTTGCGCCTGACCTTTCCTCCAACGAGGAAGCCATTAAGTTTATCATCAACGCCGTCGACGGAGCCGGCTACAAGCCGGGAATCGAGGTGGGGATCGCCCTGGATGCCGCGGCCAGCGAATTCTATCAAAAGGGGAAATATGTGCTGGCCTCCGAAAAGAAGAAGTTGTCGGCCCAGCAGATGATCGATTACTACGAGGAACTGGTGGACAAGTATCCCATCGTGTCCATCGAGGACGGGCTGGCCGAACAGGACTGGAAAGGGTGGGAAGCCATGACGGACCGTCTCGAGGGGATGATCCAGCTGGTTGGAGACGATATTTTCGTAACCAACCCGAAGATCTTCAACAAGGGGATCGAGCTGGGGATTGCCAATTCGATCCTGATCAAGCTCAATCAAATCGGAACGGTCACCGAAACCCTGGATGCCATTGAAATGGCCAGGCAGTCGGGGTACACCACGGTCATCTCCCACCGGTCGGGGGAGACCGAAGACACCTTTATCGCCGACCTGGTGGTGGGGGTGAACGGCGGGCAGATCAAAACCGGTTCCATGTCGCGGAGCGACCGGGTAGCCAAATACAACCAGCTCATCAGGATCGAAGAGGAGCTGGGGGCGGCCGCGCAGTTTGCGGACGACATTTTCATCGCAGGGTGA
- a CDS encoding U32 family peptidase, whose protein sequence is MSETKKTEILAPAGSRAAFLAALAAGADAVYCGLKQFSARMEAKNFSFTDLAVLTRLAHRQGTRVYVAFNTLVRPDELEAAGRMLAQLAGEVKPDALIIQDLGLMGLARQAGYAGELYFSTLANVTFKGALDLVHKKLGIDRVVLPRELSVDEIKALAGACPAGMGLETFIHGALCYGVSGRCYWSSYLGGRSSLRGRCVQPCRRRYAAGGESGRLFSCQDFSLDVLVKVLKSIPEVVTWKIEGRKKGPHYVYYTVLAYKMLRDEGQDPAVKKAALELLSLALGRPGTHYNFLPQRPQAPVKVEGQTGSGLLVGRLQGGRTKPYITAREELFKNDVLRIGYEDDKWHAVRKVSRHIPKRGRLYLKIPGGRKEMRGTPVFLIDRKEAALERKLAGLEKQMEGLADEKRRPERFSLKLPRRYRGRTADVELHIRRQPDTRGARGKDRTGLWLSDTSLSRVSKGTAGRIWWCLPPVVWPDTEAECAAQVRQALKKGARTFLLNAPWQTVFFPSLNGLHLWAGPFCNIANPLAVDALKRMGFTGAVVSPEMGAEDLLAMPKVSSLPLGIVLAGTWPLCISRTLSSGIEQNRPFSSPRGEQAWAVKNGHEYWLFPNWALDLSAKREQLYNAGYRCFVELDEPIPAGVRMKPREGLWNWKIGLK, encoded by the coding sequence ATGTCCGAAACCAAAAAAACCGAAATTCTGGCGCCGGCCGGCAGCCGGGCCGCTTTTCTGGCGGCCCTGGCAGCCGGTGCGGATGCGGTATACTGCGGCCTGAAGCAGTTCTCCGCCCGCATGGAAGCCAAAAATTTCAGCTTTACCGATTTGGCCGTCCTGACCCGGTTGGCCCACCGGCAGGGCACACGGGTTTATGTGGCTTTCAACACCCTCGTCAGGCCCGACGAACTGGAGGCGGCCGGCCGAATGCTGGCCCAACTGGCCGGGGAGGTCAAGCCCGACGCCCTGATCATCCAGGATCTGGGCCTTATGGGCCTGGCCCGGCAGGCCGGCTATGCGGGCGAACTGTACTTTTCCACCCTGGCCAATGTCACGTTCAAAGGGGCCCTCGACCTCGTGCACAAGAAGCTGGGGATCGACCGGGTCGTCCTGCCGCGGGAACTCAGCGTGGATGAAATCAAAGCCCTGGCCGGCGCCTGCCCGGCCGGCATGGGTCTGGAGACCTTCATCCACGGCGCCCTGTGCTACGGCGTTTCCGGGCGCTGCTACTGGAGCAGCTACCTGGGCGGCAGGAGCAGCCTGAGGGGGCGGTGCGTACAGCCCTGCAGGCGGCGGTATGCCGCAGGCGGTGAAAGCGGGCGCCTTTTTTCCTGCCAGGATTTCAGCCTGGATGTCCTGGTGAAGGTGTTGAAATCGATACCCGAGGTCGTCACCTGGAAAATAGAGGGGCGTAAAAAGGGGCCGCACTATGTGTACTACACGGTTCTGGCCTACAAAATGCTGCGGGACGAGGGCCAAGACCCCGCCGTGAAAAAAGCCGCACTCGAGCTTCTTTCACTCGCACTGGGACGCCCGGGCACCCACTACAACTTTTTGCCCCAACGTCCCCAGGCGCCTGTAAAGGTGGAAGGGCAGACAGGGTCCGGGCTGCTCGTGGGGCGGCTGCAGGGCGGCAGAACCAAACCGTATATCACCGCGCGGGAGGAGCTATTTAAAAACGACGTCCTCAGAATCGGATACGAAGACGACAAATGGCACGCCGTGCGCAAGGTGTCCCGGCACATCCCCAAGAGGGGGCGGCTCTACTTGAAGATCCCCGGCGGGCGGAAGGAAATGAGAGGGACGCCGGTTTTTCTGATCGACCGCAAGGAGGCGGCCCTTGAACGAAAGCTGGCCGGGCTTGAAAAGCAAATGGAAGGGTTGGCGGATGAGAAGCGCCGCCCGGAGCGTTTCAGCCTGAAGCTTCCCCGGCGATACCGGGGGCGCACGGCCGACGTGGAGCTGCACATCCGCCGGCAGCCGGACACGAGGGGTGCCAGGGGGAAGGACCGCACGGGTTTGTGGCTGTCGGACACGTCGCTTTCCAGGGTTTCCAAGGGTACGGCCGGCAGGATCTGGTGGTGTCTGCCGCCGGTGGTGTGGCCCGACACCGAGGCCGAATGCGCGGCGCAGGTGCGGCAGGCCCTGAAAAAAGGCGCCCGCACCTTCCTGCTCAACGCCCCGTGGCAAACGGTATTTTTTCCCTCCCTGAACGGGCTGCATTTGTGGGCGGGCCCTTTTTGCAACATCGCCAACCCCCTGGCCGTGGACGCCTTGAAGCGGATGGGCTTCACCGGTGCCGTGGTCAGCCCCGAAATGGGCGCGGAGGATCTTCTGGCGATGCCCAAGGTCAGCTCGCTGCCCCTGGGAATCGTGCTGGCCGGGACGTGGCCGCTGTGCATTTCACGCACCCTCTCCTCCGGCATCGAGCAGAACCGGCCTTTTTCCAGCCCCAGGGGAGAGCAGGCCTGGGCCGTAAAAAACGGGCATGAATACTGGTTGTTCCCCAACTGGGCCCTGGATCTCTCGGCTAAAAGAGAGCAGCTTTACAACGCCGGCTACCGCTGTTTCGTCGAGCTGGACGAGCCGATCCCCGCCGGCGTGAGAATGAAGCCGCGGGAGGGGCTTTGGAACTGGAAGATCGGATTGAAGTAA
- a CDS encoding AAA family ATPase: MKIAVSGKGGVGKTTFSSMLIRSLDADGKRVLAIDADPDANLASAVGIEGADKITPIAEMKDLIFERTGAQPGTIGGFFSLNPKVDDLPEALSARLNNIKLMRLGGVKKGGGGCICPESTMLKALVAHVVIARDEVVVLDMEAGIEHLGRGTAQSVDKLIVVVEPGRRSIDTAEHIKQLAEEIHLKNIAVVGNKIRGPQDEAFLRKHLNGFEFLGFMPYDDALIQADLDGRSPFDVESTAKDSVVQMMHAF, from the coding sequence ATGAAAATTGCAGTAAGCGGCAAAGGCGGCGTGGGCAAGACCACCTTTTCATCCATGTTGATCCGGTCGTTGGACGCCGACGGCAAACGCGTGCTGGCCATCGACGCCGACCCGGATGCCAACCTGGCATCCGCCGTGGGTATCGAAGGCGCAGACAAGATCACTCCCATCGCCGAGATGAAGGACCTGATTTTCGAAAGAACCGGGGCCCAGCCCGGCACCATCGGCGGCTTTTTCTCGCTCAATCCCAAAGTGGACGACCTGCCCGAAGCGCTTTCGGCCAGGCTCAACAACATCAAACTCATGCGCCTCGGCGGGGTCAAGAAGGGCGGCGGCGGCTGCATCTGCCCGGAAAGCACCATGCTCAAAGCCCTGGTTGCCCATGTGGTTATCGCCAGGGATGAAGTCGTCGTCTTGGACATGGAAGCCGGCATCGAACACCTGGGCAGGGGAACCGCGCAAAGCGTCGACAAGCTCATCGTGGTCGTGGAGCCTGGCCGTCGCAGCATCGATACGGCCGAACACATCAAGCAGCTGGCCGAAGAAATCCACCTGAAAAACATTGCCGTCGTCGGCAACAAGATCCGCGGACCCCAGGATGAGGCCTTTCTGCGCAAGCATCTGAACGGCTTCGAATTTCTGGGATTCATGCCCTATGACGACGCCTTGATCCAGGCCGATCTTGACGGCAGGTCGCCCTTCGATGTGGAATCGACCGCCAAAGACAGCGTCGTGCAGATGATGCATGCGTTTTAA
- a CDS encoding MBL fold metallo-hydrolase, producing MIAHRLTLEKGRTLLQHRGSASNQYILEDSREDAAYLVDCGMPSDAAGLAEVLEGMPPLKRVVCTHFHVDHVAGWIRLKRRFASARIYFHRAAAPLVEGKAVIPLPGFKAWREVLIPCMRESGYLPALGDILDGGLYGTPFKKGFPGDRVRYFDEGDDVLPGFIAIHTPGHRPDHVAYMHVASGVLICGDFIIVIDGRPLANTFLSSPPDQRASLEKIRTTPGIASVWPGHGRVSPFDGDALRLLQG from the coding sequence ATGATTGCACACCGCCTGACCCTGGAAAAGGGTCGCACACTGCTCCAGCACCGCGGAAGCGCCAGCAACCAGTATATTCTGGAAGATTCACGGGAGGACGCCGCCTATCTCGTTGACTGCGGGATGCCCTCGGATGCAGCCGGACTCGCCGAGGTCCTCGAGGGGATGCCCCCCTTGAAACGCGTTGTCTGCACCCACTTTCACGTGGATCACGTGGCCGGCTGGATTCGGCTCAAACGCCGCTTCGCATCGGCCCGGATCTATTTCCACCGGGCCGCCGCACCGCTGGTCGAGGGGAAGGCGGTCATCCCCCTGCCGGGTTTCAAGGCCTGGAGGGAGGTCTTGATTCCCTGCATGCGGGAATCCGGCTACCTGCCCGCTCTCGGCGACATCCTCGACGGCGGTTTGTACGGGACGCCTTTTAAAAAGGGCTTCCCCGGGGACCGGGTGCGTTATTTCGACGAGGGGGATGACGTGCTGCCCGGTTTCATTGCCATCCACACCCCCGGTCACCGGCCCGACCACGTCGCCTACATGCACGTTGCCAGCGGTGTCCTGATATGTGGCGATTTCATTATCGTCATCGACGGCCGCCCTCTGGCCAACACCTTTCTATCCAGCCCTCCCGACCAGAGGGCCTCCCTCGAAAAAATCAGGACCACCCCCGGTATCGCGTCCGTTTGGCCGGGTCACGGCAGGGTAAGCCCTTTCGACGGTGATGCCCTCCGGCTTTTGCAAGGTTGA